ATTTTTCCATTAAGCTTTCATCGTACTCGGCTACTGCTTCTAATAACTTCTCCCGATATTCTTTTGCTTCTTCCAGCATATCATCTGGAATTGGAACTTCTGTAAAGGTCATTCCTTTATCATGCTCATTCCATTCAATGCCCCGGAAATTTACTAAATCAACTACCCCTCTAAAATTATCTTCGGAACCAATTGGCAATTGTAATGCTACTGCATTACTTCCCAACATTTCTTTCACTTGTCTTACTACAGCAAGGAAGTCTGCACCAGACCTGTCCATTTTATTTACGAAACCAATACGGGCAACATTATAGTTATTTGCTAATCGCCAGTTTGTTTCTGATTGAGGTTCTACACCATCAACAGCGCTAAACAAGAAAACTAAACCATCTAATACCCTAAGAGAACGGTTTACTTCCACTGTAAAATCAACGTGTCCTGGTGTATCGATAATGTTAATGTGGTATTTATCTCCTCTATAATTCCAATTAACAGTAGTAGCCGCTGAAGTAATTGTAATTCCGCGTTCCTGCTCCTGTTCCATCCAGTCCATAGTTGCAGCTCCATCATGAACCTCACCTATTTTATGGCTTACTCCAGAATAGTAAAGAATACGTTCTGTTGTGGTTGTTTTACCTGCATCAATGTGTGCAGCAATACCAATATTTCTTGTGAACTTTAAATCGCGAGCCATTTTTAAAATCTAAAATGTGAGAAGGCTTTATTTGCTTCAGCCATCCGGTGAGTATCATCTTTTTTCTTAACAGCAGCACCTTCCCCTTTAGCAGCAGCAATTATTTCTCCTGCTAGTTTATCAGTCATCGTTTTTTCACCCCGCTTTCTAGCGTACAGAATCATCCATTTGATACCTAATGAAATTTTTCTATCAGGTCTTACTTCTGTTGGAACTTGAAAAGTTGCACCGCCCACCCGGCGGCTTTTAACCTCTACGCTAGGCATAATATTATTTAAAGCCTTTCTCCAAGTCTCTAAACCATTTTCTTTTGTTCTTTTTTCTACCACTTCGCATGCATCATAAAAAATATTGTAAGCAATACTTTTCTTACCGTCATACATCAGGTAGTTTACAAATCTTGTTACCAAAGTTTCTTTATACTTTGGGTCTGGAAGAAGAACTCTATTTTTAGGTTTTGCTTTTCTCATCTTTTAACAAACTATTTTATTTCTTTTTACCTGGAGCTGGTTTACCGCCTTTAGCAGCAGCTGCTTGTCCTGGTTTAGGACGCTTTGCTCCGTACTTGGATCTTCTTTGTAACCTACCATTAACTCCTGCTGTATCTAATGCCCCACGAATTATATGGTAACGAACTCCAGGCAAATCTTTAACTCTACCGCCTCGGATTAATACAATTGAGTGTTCCTGCAAATTATGTCCTTCCCCAGGAATGTAAGCATTTACTTCTTTTCCATTTGTTAAGCGCACTCTAGCTACTTTTCTCATAGCTGAGTTTGGCTTTTTAGGAGTAGTCGTATAAACACGGGTACACACACCTCTTCTTTGTGGGCATGAATCTAAGGCAGGAGATTTTGATTTTGTTGTTAACTTTTCTCTACCTTTTCTTACTAATTGCTGTATAGTAGGCATTTAATAATGTTTTATAATAATCTATTTTCTTCCAAAAACGGTTTGCAAAGGTATATAATTTACTTTGCAAAATCAAAAATTTAATTAAGTAATTATTAGGATGTTATTAGTTATTTAATGAATATAGAGTAACTTCATTCTATCTCTACCCTAAATTATTCTATTTTAAAATTGGATTAAGTTCAAATCCTATTCTTTTACATCTATGTAACTTTTTAATATAGCCAGATATTTAGTTGCCTTATCTTCTATGATATATAGTCAGAAGCTTTATATTATTCTACTTAAAACAAATAAGTTATTACTGCTTTTCTGTAACTATCTTATATTCACTAGTAACTTCTACTTGCTTTTACTTGATATGATAATACACTATTCCTAAATTTTATATTTTTTTAATAAAAACAGGATGTGCTAAATTGTTATCTTTTAAAAAAATCCTAAATACATAACATAAAAAAGCCCTTGCTACTAACAAGGGCCTTTTTATGTTATGTAGTAGGTTATGCTTCACCTATATTATTCCCAAAGTTCATCGGAAAACTTGGTTCTTCTTGAGTTTGTTTGATTGTACCAAAAGAAGTCTCATATCTTTGAATATTATCTGCTAAAGCTGCTAACAATCGTTTTGCATGCTCTGGTGTGATAACAATTCTAGATTTAACCTTTGCCTTCGGTATTCCTGGCATTAAACGGATAAAATCAATTACAAACTCGCTACTGGAATGTGCAATCATAGCCAAATTAGCGTATTCCCCTTCTGCAATTTCTTCAGTGAGTTCAATATTAATTTGATTCTGATCATTTTTAACCGATTCCTTTGCCATACGATTTTATCTATTTAATAATTCAGACTGTCTGGCTTTAGTTGCTTGCTTAGAAGCAATTAGCGAGTCGTACTCTTCCCGTGACCCTACAATTAAATTATTATATTCGCGTAAACCAGTACCAGCAGGAATCAGGTGCCCTACAATCACGTTTTCTTTCAGGCCTAAAAGCTCATCTGCTTTTCCTTTAATAGCAGCTTCACTTAACACTTTAGTTGTTTCTTGGAATGAAGCAGCAGAGATAAAGCTTTGAGTACCTAAGGAAGCTTGCGTTATTCCTTGTAGTGTTGGCTTAGACACAGCTGGTTGCGCATCGCGTACTGTTACTAAACGTAAGTCACGGCGTTTTAAACTCGAGTTCTCATCTCGTAACCGGCGTGAAGTAACAATTTGTCCTGGTTTTAAATTTGATGAATCACCAGCATCTTCCACAACTTTCATATCAATAATCGTATCGTTTTCTTCCATGAAAGAAACTTTATCTACAATTTGATTCTCTAGGAAAGTTGTATCTCCTGGATCTATCACCATAACTTTCTGCATCATCTGGCGAACTACTACCTCAATGTGCTTATCATTGATTTTTACCCCTTGTAAGCGGTAAACTTCTTGAATCTCGTTAACCAAGTATTCTTGTACTGCACCTGGGCCTTGAATATTTAAGATATCCGTTGGAGTAATAGCACCATCAGATAGAGGCAATCCGGCCCGGATAAAATCGTTATCCTGAACAAGGATGTGCTTTGATAATGGCACCATGTACTTTTTCTTCACGCCATCTTTCGATTCAATGAAGATTTCACGGTTACCGCGTTTAACTCCACCGTATGTAACTACTCCGTCAATCTCCGATACTACCGCAGGATTAGATGGATTACGAGCTTCAAATAACTCCGTAACACGTGGCAAACCACCAGTAATATCACGGGTCTTACCAATTGCACGTGGTATTTTAGCTAAAATTTGTCCTGCTCTAATCTGCTCTCCGTCTTCTACGGTCAGGTGAGCCCCTACCGGAATATTATAACCTTTGCTTTCTCCGCTACTTGGATTTACAACGATAGATGGGTTTTGAGTCTTATCTTTGGTTTCAATAATTACTTTTTCCCGGTGACCGGTTTGCTCATCCGATTCTTCCCGGTAAGTGATACCTTCAATTAAAGACTCGTATGAAATAAGACCATCAAATTCAGATAAAATTACTGCATTGTACGGATCCCATGCGCAAATCTCATCACCTTTGTTAATAGTTTGGCCTTCTTCAACCGTTAAGAATGAACCATAAGGAACGTGATTTGTGATCAGGATTTTATTTGTACCTGGTTCTACAATTCTCACTTCACCAGAACGCCCCATTACTACTTTAACTGTAGCACCTTCATTATTGACTGTTTCTATCGTCCGAACATCTTCAAACTCAATTACTCCATTAAACTTAGCCCTGATAGCTGCATCTACAGCAATGTTTGATGCCGTACCACCCACGTGGAAAGTACGAAGAGTTAACTGAGTACCTGGTTCCCCAATTGACTGAGCTGCAATAACACCAACGGCTTCCCCTTTCTGCACCATACGTCCAGAAGAAAGGTTACGGCCATAACATTTGGCACAAATTCCACGCTTGCTTTCGCAAGTAAGCACCGAACGGATTTCAATAGTTTCGATTGAGGTAGCTTCTATTTTTCTAGTTATCTCTTCTGTAATCTCAGAACCCGCCTCTAAGATCATTTCATTATTTACTGGATCAATAATGTCGTGAACATTTACCCGGCCGAGAATTCTTTCTGAAAGAGATTCAACAATATCCTCATTATCCTTAAGTGCACTTACTTCCAAACCACGTAAGGTACCGCAATCTTCTTCGTTCACGATCACGTCCTGAGAAACGTCAACTAAACGACGTGTCAAGTAACCAGCATCTGCGGTTTTAAGTGCTGTATCGGCCAAACCTTTACGAGCACCGTGCGTAGAAATAAAGTATTCAATTACATCTAAACCTTCCTTAAAATTAGAAAGAATAGGGTTCTCAATAATTTCTCCTACTGAACCTTGTAATGATTTCTGTGGCTTCGCCATCAGTCCCCGCATACCACCTAACTGACGTATCTGCTCCCGGGAACCACGTGCTCCAGAGTGCATCATCATATAAATAGAGTTAAATCCTTGATCGTCTTTTTCCAGACGACTCATCAGAGTTTCCGTAATCTGGTTGTTTATACGAGTCCAGATATCAATTACCTGATTGTATCGTTCGTTGTCGGTGATTAAACCCATGGAATAGTTTGCCCATACTGCATCAACATCTTTTTTGGCTTGCTCTACCAGTATATCTTTTTCTTTTGGAATAACGATATCGCCAAGCCCCATTGACAAACCACCTTTGTAAGCAGACTGGAATCCTAAAGTTTTAATATCATCCAGGAACTGGGCCGTACGAGCCATACCAGTTGCTTTAAACACTCGGGAAATAATCTGCTGTAATTTTTTCTTAGTCAAAAGTTCATCCACAAAGCCCACTTCTTCCGGCACAAATTGATTGAATAGTACCCGACCAGCTACCGTCTCAATAACTTTGGTTACTATCTTTTCATTTTCGTCCAGTACGTTCGTTCTAACCTTTATGTAGGCATGTTTAGAAAGTTGGCCTTCATTAATAGCAATTATTACTTCTTCAGCACTATAGAATGTTCTACCTTCTCCCGCGATTTTCTCGTTTTCAGTAGAACGCTTCCCTTTAGTTACATAATATAAGCCCAA
The sequence above is a segment of the Adhaeribacter swui genome. Coding sequences within it:
- the rpsG gene encoding 30S ribosomal protein S7; this translates as MRKAKPKNRVLLPDPKYKETLVTRFVNYLMYDGKKSIAYNIFYDACEVVEKRTKENGLETWRKALNNIMPSVEVKSRRVGGATFQVPTEVRPDRKISLGIKWMILYARKRGEKTMTDKLAGEIIAAAKGEGAAVKKKDDTHRMAEANKAFSHFRF
- the rpoC gene encoding DNA-directed RNA polymerase subunit beta', translating into MAFAKNKKLVQDFSKVTISLASPESILERSNGEVTKPETINYRTYKPEMGGLFCERIFGPVKDWECHCGKYKRIRYKGIICDRCGVEVTEKKVRRERMGHIELVVPVAHIWYFKSLPNKIGYLLGLPTKKLDQIIYYERYVVVQPGILAEDGVNTLDFLTEDEYLDMIDKLPRENQMLDNSDPNKFIAKMGAEALELLLTRINLDDLSYELRYSAAHETSQQRKGEALKRLRVVEAFRDAATRIENKPEWMVIRMVPVIPPELRPLVPLDGGRFATSDLNDLYRRVIIRNNRLKRLIEIKAPEVILRNEKRMLQEAVDSLFDNSRKVNAVRAEGNRALKSLSDMLKGKQGRFRQNLLGKRVDYSGRSVIVVGPELKLHECGLPKNMAAELFKPFIIRKLIERGIVKTVKSAKKIVDRKDPVVWDILENVLKGHPVLLNRAPTLHRLGIQAFQPKLIEGKAIQLHPLVCTAFNADFDGDQMAVHVPLGPAAILEASMLMLASHNILNPANGAPIAVPSQDMVLGLYYVTKGKRSTENEKIAGEGRTFYSAEEVIIAINEGQLSKHAYIKVRTNVLDENEKIVTKVIETVAGRVLFNQFVPEEVGFVDELLTKKKLQQIISRVFKATGMARTAQFLDDIKTLGFQSAYKGGLSMGLGDIVIPKEKDILVEQAKKDVDAVWANYSMGLITDNERYNQVIDIWTRINNQITETLMSRLEKDDQGFNSIYMMMHSGARGSREQIRQLGGMRGLMAKPQKSLQGSVGEIIENPILSNFKEGLDVIEYFISTHGARKGLADTALKTADAGYLTRRLVDVSQDVIVNEEDCGTLRGLEVSALKDNEDIVESLSERILGRVNVHDIIDPVNNEMILEAGSEITEEITRKIEATSIETIEIRSVLTCESKRGICAKCYGRNLSSGRMVQKGEAVGVIAAQSIGEPGTQLTLRTFHVGGTASNIAVDAAIRAKFNGVIEFEDVRTIETVNNEGATVKVVMGRSGEVRIVEPGTNKILITNHVPYGSFLTVEEGQTINKGDEICAWDPYNAVILSEFDGLISYESLIEGITYREESDEQTGHREKVIIETKDKTQNPSIVVNPSSGESKGYNIPVGAHLTVEDGEQIRAGQILAKIPRAIGKTRDITGGLPRVTELFEARNPSNPAVVSEIDGVVTYGGVKRGNREIFIESKDGVKKKYMVPLSKHILVQDNDFIRAGLPLSDGAITPTDILNIQGPGAVQEYLVNEIQEVYRLQGVKINDKHIEVVVRQMMQKVMVIDPGDTTFLENQIVDKVSFMEENDTIIDMKVVEDAGDSSNLKPGQIVTSRRLRDENSSLKRRDLRLVTVRDAQPAVSKPTLQGITQASLGTQSFISAASFQETTKVLSEAAIKGKADELLGLKENVIVGHLIPAGTGLREYNNLIVGSREEYDSLIASKQATKARQSELLNR
- the rpsL gene encoding 30S ribosomal protein S12; protein product: MPTIQQLVRKGREKLTTKSKSPALDSCPQRRGVCTRVYTTTPKKPNSAMRKVARVRLTNGKEVNAYIPGEGHNLQEHSIVLIRGGRVKDLPGVRYHIIRGALDTAGVNGRLQRRSKYGAKRPKPGQAAAAKGGKPAPGKKK
- a CDS encoding DUF3467 domain-containing protein, translated to MAKESVKNDQNQINIELTEEIAEGEYANLAMIAHSSSEFVIDFIRLMPGIPKAKVKSRIVITPEHAKRLLAALADNIQRYETSFGTIKQTQEEPSFPMNFGNNIGEA